Proteins co-encoded in one Salvia splendens isolate huo1 chromosome 4, SspV2, whole genome shotgun sequence genomic window:
- the LOC121799830 gene encoding protein DEHYDRATION-INDUCED 19 homolog 4-like isoform X1, whose amino-acid sequence MESDSWSRISNYSRRYRSRSDAYHGEEFEGEEEHKSEFLCPFCSEDFDVVGLCCHIDEDHAVEAKNGVCPICAKRVGSDLVHHLTMQHASLLKVQRRRRLRKSVSNFPLSIFKRELRDGGSLHSLLAGSSVPVSSSQAEPDPLLTSFIYNPPDADESSSVQPLSSVVECTMDDNLTGDSRDSDVFRSRVAQKCPLSDEDLREKTRKCEFVQGLVMSTFLDEL is encoded by the exons ATGGAGTCCGATTCGTGGTCTCGGATTTCGAATTATTCTAGGCGTTATCGATCTCGATCAG ATGCATATCATGGAGAAGAGTTTGAAGGAGAAGAAGAGCATAAGTCCGAGTTTCTCTGCCCATTTTGCAGTGAGGATTTTGATGTGGTAGGGCTTTGTTGCCATATTGATGAGGATCATGCTGTTGAAGCTAAGAATGGG GTGTGTCCCATTTGTGCGAAAAGGGTCGGATCAGATTTGGTTCACCATCTCACCATGCAGCACGCGAGTCTATTAAAG GTGCAGCGAAGAAGAAGACTGCGAAAAAGTGTATCAAATTTCCCACTGTCCATCTTCAAAAGAGAGTTGAGGGATGGAGGAAGCCTGCACTCCCTTCTCGCTGGATCTTCAGTTCCAGTTTCTTCCTCACAAGCAGAACCTGACCCTCTGCTAACGTCGTTCATTTACAATCCACCCGATGCTGATGAGTCCTCGAGTGTCCAGCCCCTGTCATCAGTCGTGGAGTGCACAATGGACGATAACCTCACAGGGGATTCACGCGACAG TGATGTTTTCCGGTCCAGGGTGGCGCAAAAATGCCCGTTGTCGGATGAGGATCTGAGGGAGAAGACCCGTAAGTGCGAATTCGTGCAGGGCCTTGTGATGTCTACTTTTCTTGATGAATTATGA
- the LOC121800097 gene encoding major allergen Pru av 1-like, which translates to MAPITVDQEISCSLPPQKLFKAFVVDAHDLMPKVIPNFFKSFETIEGDGGVGSVTLVTFAEGSGIKSAKHKIVELDEENHVFKYNLIEGGILGEDLESVSYVFKFDKGADGGCAIKIASTYHPKKEDHEHGIKEIIEKGKEATKGFIHAIEAHLHGHT; encoded by the exons ATGGCACCAATCACGGTTGATCAAGAAATCAGCTGCTCACTCCCACCACAAAAATTGTTCAAAGCTTTTGTGGTTGATGCACACGACCTAATGCCCAAAGTTATACCCAATTTCTTTAAAAGCTTCGAAACTATAGAGGGAGATGGAGGGGTTGGGAGTGTCACCCTTGTTACTTTTGCAGAAG GAAGTGGTATCAAGTCAGCAAAGCATAAGATCGTAGAATTGGACGAGGAAAACCATGTGTTCAAGTACAATTTGATCGAAGGTGGTATTTTAGGAGAAGATCTCGAATCTGTATCGTATGTTTTCAAATTCGATAAGGGTGCTGATGGTGGTTGTGCCATCAAGATTGCCTCAACATACCACCCCAAAAAGGAAGACCACGAGCATGGCATAAAAGAGATCATCGAGAAAGGCAAAGAGGCGACTAAAGGGTTCATTCATGCTATTGAGGCTCACCTCCATGGACATACCTAG
- the LOC121799830 gene encoding protein DEHYDRATION-INDUCED 19 homolog 4-like isoform X2 — translation MESDSWSRISNYSRRYRSRSDAYHGEEFEGEEEHKSEFLCPFCSEDFDVVGLCCHIDEDHAVEAKNGVCPICAKRVGSDLVHHLTMQHASLLKVQRRRRLRKSVSNFPLSIFKRELRDGGSLHSLLAGSSVPVSSSQAEPDPLLTSFIYNPPDADESSSVQPLSSVVECTMDDNLTGDSRDRVAQKCPLSDEDLREKTRKCEFVQGLVMSTFLDEL, via the exons ATGGAGTCCGATTCGTGGTCTCGGATTTCGAATTATTCTAGGCGTTATCGATCTCGATCAG ATGCATATCATGGAGAAGAGTTTGAAGGAGAAGAAGAGCATAAGTCCGAGTTTCTCTGCCCATTTTGCAGTGAGGATTTTGATGTGGTAGGGCTTTGTTGCCATATTGATGAGGATCATGCTGTTGAAGCTAAGAATGGG GTGTGTCCCATTTGTGCGAAAAGGGTCGGATCAGATTTGGTTCACCATCTCACCATGCAGCACGCGAGTCTATTAAAG GTGCAGCGAAGAAGAAGACTGCGAAAAAGTGTATCAAATTTCCCACTGTCCATCTTCAAAAGAGAGTTGAGGGATGGAGGAAGCCTGCACTCCCTTCTCGCTGGATCTTCAGTTCCAGTTTCTTCCTCACAAGCAGAACCTGACCCTCTGCTAACGTCGTTCATTTACAATCCACCCGATGCTGATGAGTCCTCGAGTGTCCAGCCCCTGTCATCAGTCGTGGAGTGCACAATGGACGATAACCTCACAGGGGATTCACGCGACAG GGTGGCGCAAAAATGCCCGTTGTCGGATGAGGATCTGAGGGAGAAGACCCGTAAGTGCGAATTCGTGCAGGGCCTTGTGATGTCTACTTTTCTTGATGAATTATGA
- the LOC121799829 gene encoding uncharacterized protein LOC121799829, with product MSTRRRAGEERLYYSPPAMRRRQQEQAELKSASSLPERNGSVSDSYLDRFLEHTTPVVAAQHFARTSMKSWKNRGTQFHPYFILGDLWESFREWSVYGVGVPLLCNESDSVVQYYAPSLSGIQLYIDPTHRNVEQRRPGEESDANSSRGSSTDGESEGTDRGASDAQGSWNQKHNIDHGFRRFAGKNNPSMKPSVEGADVSNPPGLLVFEYFETELPFHREPLADKMSKLASLVPGLKTYNSCDLTPSSWISVAWYPIYRIHVGPTLQNVDACFLTFHSLANPVKGGYEASSKLSLPTFGLATYKYKALDWYGDGDYEAQKVSSLSRAADTWLRVLQVDHPDYNFFMSHNTYWR from the exons ATGTCAACGAGGAGGAGAGCAGGGGAGGAGAGATTGTACTACAGTCCGCCGGCGATGAGGCGGCGCCAGCAAGAGCAAGCGGAGCTCAAGTCGGCCTCGTCGTTGCCGGAGAGGAACGGATCCGTTTCGGATTCGTATTTGGATCGGTTTTTGGAGCACACCACTCCCGTTGTGGCGGCTCAGCATTTTGCTAGG ACAAGTATGAAATCTTGGAAAAATCGTGGTACTCAGTTCCATCCATATTTCATTCTCGGTGATCTTTGGGAATCTTTCAGGGAGTGGAGTGTTTATGGAGTTGGTGTTCCCCTCCTTTGCAATGAGAGTGATTCTGTTGTTCAATATTATGCACCATCCCTCTCTGGCATCCAATTGTATATAGATCCAACACACCGCAACGTGGAACAAAG GAGGCCTGGTGAGGAAAGTGATGCTAATTCCTCCAGGGGATCGAGTACTGATGGTGAAAGTGAAGGAACTGACAGAGGAGCCAGTGATGCTCAGGGATCTTGGAACCAGAAGCACAATATTGATCATGGATTTAGAAGATTTGCAGGGAAAAACAACCCTTCTATGAAACCATCTGTTGAGGGAGCCGATGTTAGCAACCCCCCTGGTCTACTTGTCTTTGAATACTTTGAAACGGAGCTCCCATTTCATCGTGAACCACTAGCTGACAAG ATGTCAAAACTTGCCTCTCTAGTTCCTGGGTTAAAAACGTATAATAGTTGTGATCTGACTCCTTCAAGTTGGATATCTGTTGCTTG GTACCCCATATATAGGATACATGTTGGGCCAACTCTACAAAATGTTGATGCGTGTTTCCTAACTTTCCATTCACTTGCAAACCCTGTTAAAG GTGGCTACGAAGCTAGTAGCAAGCTCTCACTACCCACGTTTGGACTTGCTACATACAAGTACAAAGCCTTGGACTGGTATGGGGATGGAGATTACGAAGCCCAGAAGGTCAGTTCCCTCTCACGAGCTGCTGATACCTGGCTTCGAGTACTGCAAGTCGATCATCCTGACTACAACTTCTTCATGTCGCACAATACTTACTGGAGATAG